A single window of Falco peregrinus isolate bFalPer1 chromosome 11, bFalPer1.pri, whole genome shotgun sequence DNA harbors:
- the OVOL2 gene encoding transcription factor Ovo-like 2, which translates to MPRAFLVKRRSPQPAVRSWDGLPDEERADTYIPGGIGSVLGYEDSCSLESSGSSGTRDVEPSEPPTPQPAPGALGPAGGMLLDLAIKRPVVRSKIKFTTGTCNDATVHSCELCGKGFRLQRMLNRHIKCHSQVKRHLCTFCGKGFNDTFDLKRHVRTHTGIRPYKCEVCNKAFTQRCSLESHLKKIHGVQQQYAYKQRRDKLYVCEDCGYTGPTQEDLYLHVSNVHPGSAFLKKTSKKLAAVLQNKLSPVLQRDSKDDDKDE; encoded by the exons ATGCCCAGAGCCTTCCTGGTGAAGCGCCGGAGCCCGCAGCCGGCGGTGCgcagctgggatgggctgcCCGACGAGGAGCGAGCCGACACCTACATCCCAG GCGGGATCGGCTCCGTGCTGGGCTACGAGgacagctgcagcctggagagcagcGGGAGCAGCGGGACCCGCGACGTGGAGCCCAGCGAACCCCCGACGCCCCAGCCCGCCCCCGGAGCCTTGGGCCCGGCCGGGGGGATGCTGCTGGACCTGGCCATCAAGCGCCCCGTGGTCAGGTCGAAAATCAAG TTCACCACCGGCACCTGTAACGATGCTACAGTGCATAGCTGCGAGCTGTGTGGCAAAGGCTTTCGCTTGCAGCGGATGCTCAACCGTCACATCAAGTGTCACAGCCAGGTGAAGAGGCACTTGTGCACCTTCTGCGGGAAAGGCTTCAATGACACCTTTGATCTGAAAAGACATGTCCGGACCCATACCG GAATTCGCCCTTACAAATGTGAGGTTTGCAACAAAGCCTTCACCCAGCGCTGTTCCCTGGAGTCCCACCTCAAGAAGATTCACGGCGTGCAGCAGCAATACGCCTACAAACAGAGGCGAGATAAACTTTACGTGTGCGAAGACTGCGGCTACACAGGCCCCACACAGGAGGACCTGTACCTGCACGTTAGTAACGTTCACCCTGGaagtgctttcctgaaaaaaacctctaaaaaACTTGCAGCggttttgcaaaacaaactgAGCCCTGTCCTGCAGAGGGACTCCAAAGATGACGACAAAGATGAGTAA